One Thauera sp. K11 DNA window includes the following coding sequences:
- the can gene encoding carbonate dehydratase — translation MTIRLRALSASDTTELEQVRRFFRHYAAWLGVDLSFQGFADEVANLPGAYGRTDGRLFFAEADGRPAGCVGIRRFSEGVCEMKRLYVDPGMRGHGLGRQLALAAIKAAQALGYRRILLDTLPAMRIAVKLYRELGFTDAPAYYPTPIEGTIFLTLDLAKWSEGEAGNENLVHLFDYNVAWSRQMQQIDPGFFEKLSHLQSPEYLWIGCSDSRVPANQIVGLLPGEVFVHRNVANVVVHTDLNCLSVIQFAVDVLKVKHVMVVGHYGCGGVKAALNRERVGLVDLWLRHVQDVHVKHLRTVDDLAPELRHDRLCELNVLEQVVNVAQTVVVQDAWRRGQRLTVHGWIYGLKDGLIRDLGLNVSHGEDLMPRYVAALQALGS, via the coding sequence ATGACCATCCGCCTGCGTGCACTGTCGGCGTCCGACACCACCGAACTGGAACAGGTGCGCCGGTTCTTCCGCCACTACGCCGCCTGGTTGGGCGTGGACCTGAGCTTCCAGGGCTTTGCCGACGAGGTCGCGAACCTCCCCGGCGCCTACGGCCGGACCGACGGACGCCTGTTCTTCGCCGAGGCGGATGGCCGCCCCGCCGGCTGCGTGGGCATCCGCCGCTTCTCCGAGGGCGTGTGCGAGATGAAGCGGCTCTACGTCGATCCCGGGATGCGCGGCCACGGCCTGGGCCGGCAACTCGCGCTCGCGGCCATCAAGGCCGCGCAGGCGCTGGGCTATCGCCGCATCCTGCTCGACACGCTGCCGGCGATGCGCATCGCGGTGAAGCTGTACCGCGAACTCGGTTTCACCGATGCGCCGGCCTACTATCCGACGCCGATCGAAGGCACGATCTTCCTCACCCTCGACCTCGCGAAATGGTCCGAGGGCGAAGCCGGCAACGAAAACCTCGTCCATCTGTTCGACTACAACGTGGCGTGGTCGCGCCAGATGCAGCAGATCGACCCCGGCTTCTTCGAGAAGCTGTCGCACCTGCAGAGCCCGGAATACCTGTGGATCGGCTGTTCCGATTCGCGCGTGCCGGCCAACCAGATCGTCGGCCTGCTGCCAGGCGAGGTGTTCGTGCATCGCAACGTCGCCAACGTCGTCGTGCATACCGACCTCAACTGCCTGTCGGTGATCCAGTTCGCCGTCGACGTGCTGAAGGTGAAGCACGTCATGGTGGTCGGCCACTACGGTTGCGGCGGCGTGAAGGCCGCGCTCAACCGCGAGCGCGTCGGCCTGGTCGATCTCTGGCTGCGCCACGTGCAGGACGTGCATGTGAAGCACCTGCGCACGGTGGACGATCTCGCGCCCGAACTGCGCCACGACCGCCTGTGCGAACTCAACGTGCTCGAACAGGTGGTGAACGTGGCGCAGACCGTGGTGGTGCAGGACGCCTGGCGGCGCGGCCAGCGCCTGACCGTGCATGGCTGGATCTACGGACTGAAGGACGGCCTGATCCGCGACCTCGGTCTCAACGTCAGCCACGGCGAAGACCTCATGCCGCGCTACGTCGCGGCGCTCCAGGCGCTCGGCAGTTGA